A genomic region of Alnus glutinosa chromosome 11, dhAlnGlut1.1, whole genome shotgun sequence contains the following coding sequences:
- the LOC133881070 gene encoding uncharacterized protein LOC133881070: MSDDENDAWDVPNESEDSDSYFVEEGGDSGAEEGGDSEECGNPSSLLDDEEEDEVSSDLAKSDVLVSLPKSDEEFEATSGVRCVTKVSQFEDVDMEDPHLDVGMSFDSAAQFRKAVREYNLFRGNDVKFTKNDGDQVIGVCKNNAKGCPWRVYGSLVDCGQDVPQIQDTANYPFAALNDDVKRKWNVDASFRQLYKAKVKALEFIEGKHKEQYKRLMDYCATVRQTNRGSTMLMKVERPTLDVAPTFLRLYMSLAACKDGFKKACRPVIGVDGCFLKGRYEGQLLAAVGRDPNDNIYPIAMAVVVAENKDSWSWFLETLVADLGPNGSNGWTFISESFEDVVPTAPHCICLRHLYANFRSDGHKGLVLKDKLWKAASTYNIPRFDKKMAAMKRLSPTAHAYLEKIDPHTWARAYFDIGPK, encoded by the exons ATGAGTGATGATGAGAACGATGCATGGGATGTGCCTAATGAATCAGAAGATAGTGATTCTTATTTTGTTGAGGAGGGTGGTGATTCTGGTGCGGAGGAGGGTGGTGATAGTGAGGAATGTG GCAATCCATCTAGTTTGTTGGATGACGAGGAAGAGGATGAGGTATCCTCTGATTTGGCCAAAAGTGATGTTTTGGTAAGTCTTCCTAAAAGTGATGAGGAGTTTGAGGCGACTAGTGGGGTTCGGTGTGTTACTAAGGTTTCTCAATTCGAAGATGTGGATATGGAAGACCCGCATTTGGATGTGGGCATGTCATTTGATTCAGCAGCTCAATTTAGGAAAGCTGTGAGGGAATACAATTTGTTTAGGGGAAATGATGTTAAGTTCACAAAAAATGATGGGGACCAGGTCATTGGAGTCTGCAAGAATAATGCCAAGGGTTGTCCTTGGAGAGTTTATGGTTCATTG GTGGATTGCGGACAAGATGTTCCACAAATTCAAGATACAGCAAACTATCCATTTGCAGCTCTCAATGAcgatgtaaaaaggaaatggaaTGTGGATGCCAGTTTTAGGCAACTATACAAGGCTAAGGTGAAAGCCCTAGAATTTATAGAAGGTAAGCACAAAGAGCAATACAAGCGGCTAATGGATTATTGTGCAACGGTTAGGCAAACAAATAGAGGGAGTACAATGTTGATGAAAGTTGAACGGCCTACTTTAGATGTCGCACCTACTTTTCTACGGTTGTATATGTCTTTGGCAGCATGCaaagacggtttcaaaaaagcTTGTAGGCCTGTGATAGGTGTGGATGGATGCTTTCTCAAGGGACGCTATGAGGGGCAACTGTTGGCTGCTGTTGGGAGAGATCCCAATGACAACATTTATCCCATTGCCATGGCTGTGGTTGTAGCTGAAAACAAAGACAGTTGGAGTTGGTTTCTAGAGACATTGGTGGCTGACCTTGGTCCAAATGGAAGTAATGGGTGGACATTCATCTCTGAAAG TTTCGAAGATGTGGTACCAACTGCCCCGCATTGCATATGTCTGAGACATTTATATGCGAACTTTAGGAGTGATGGGCATAAAGGATTGGTTTTGAAGGACAAGTTGTGGAAGGCAGCTTCGACATATAATATTCCTAGATTTGACAAGAAAATGGCAGCGATGAAGAGGTTGAGTCCAACTGCACATGCTTACTTGGAGAAGATTGACCCACATACCTGGGCTAGGGCTTATTTCGACATAGGCCCGAAGTGA
- the LOC133881401 gene encoding cytochrome P450 CYP82D47-like gives MEILSPSLNSSMAGLVSILLFCYYLLRRSRVIRPAKLAPFPTGAWPVIGHLPLLAGTEPPHRTLGAIADKYGPLFTVRLGLRHALVLSSWEMAKECFTTNDAAVSSRPKLVAVEHLGYNYAMFGFVPYGPYWRELRKIVTLQLLSNRQLELLSYIRVSEVKASVEELYKLWSAKRNGSGQILVELKQWFGDMSLNVFLRMVVGKRYFSVGAVGDENAAGARRCQKALEEFVHLLGLFVVSDAIPFLGWLDFGGHERAMKKTAKELDSFLGEWLEEHKRKRASGAVAGGEQDFMDVMLSVLDGKVLAGYDADTINKATCLSLIAGGSDTSMVTLTWAISVLLNNRHVLKKAQEELDIKVGKERIVNESDIDKLVFLQAIVKETLRLYPPTPLSGPREFLEDCTIGGYHVPRGTRLITNTWKIQTDPRVWSDPLKFDPERFLTTHKNIDFKGTGQHFELIPFGSGRRVCPGASLGLQMVQLALASFLHMYEISSLSNAPVDMSERFGLTNIKATPLEVLITPRLSSELYGVETV, from the exons ATGGAGATTCTTTCACCTTCCCTAAATTCTTCCATGGCAGGACTTGTTTCCATACTTCTTTTTTGCTACTACCTGTTAAGGAGGTCCAGAGTAATTCGCCCGGCCAAATTAGCACCTTTCCCCACCGGCGCGTGGCCTGTAATCGGTCACCTCCCCCTGTTGGCAGGAACCGAGCCTCCCCACCGAACTCTGGGAGCCATAGCTGACAAGTACGGACCACTTTTTACAGTCCGGCTTGGGTTGCGCCATGCCCTGGTTTTGAGCAGTTGGGAGATGGCCAAGGAGTGCTTTACCACCAACGACGCGGCTGTGTCTTCGCGGCCAAAACTCGTCGCCGTCGAACACCTGGGCTATAACTACGCCATGTTTGGCTTCGTGCCCTATGGACCCTACTGGCGTGAATTGCGTAAAATAGTCACCTTACAGCTGCTGTCAAACCGCCAGCTGGAGCTGCTTTCCTACATTCGAGTCTCCGAAGTCAAGGCCTCCGTAGAAGAGCTATACAAACTCTGGTCCGCGAAAAGGAACGGGTCGGGTCAGATTTTGGTGGAGCTGAAGCAGTGGTTCGGGGATATGAGTCTCAACGTGTTTCTTAGGATGGTTGTCGGAAAGCGGTACTTCTCTGTTGGAGCGGTGGGTGATGAGAACGCGGCCGGGGCACGGCGTTGCCAAAAGGCGCTAGAGGAATTCGTTCATTTGCTCGGATTGTTTGTGGTGTCGGACGCCATTCCTTTTCTGGGGTGGTTAGATTTTGGCGGACATGAGAGGGCAATGAAGAAAACTGCAAAAGAATTGGATAGCTTTCTTGGTGAGTGGCTGGAAGAGCATAAGCGTAAGAGAGCTTCAGGCGCCGTGGCCGGAGGGGAGCAAGATTTCATGGACGTGATGCTTTCTGTCCTTGATGGCAAAGTCCTTGCAGGTTATGACGCTGATACGATCAACAAAGCCACATGTCTG AGCTTGATTGCAGGAGGCAGTGACACCAGCATGGTTACCTTAACTTGGGCAATATCAGTGTTGTTGAACAACCGCCACGTGTTGAAAAAGGCCCAAGAAGAGCTAGACATCAAAGTGGGCAAGGAAAGAATTGTAAACGAGTCGGACATTGATAAGCTAGTCTTCCTCCAAGCCATTGTAAAAGAGACATTACGTTTATATCCACCAACGCCATTATCAGGACCACGTGAGTTTTTGGAGGACTGCACCATAGGAGGTTACCATGTCCCAAGAGGCACCCGGCTGATCACAAACACTTGGAAAATCCAGACAGATCCACGTGTATGGTCAGATCCATTGAAGTTCGACCCAGAAAGATTTCTCACGACCCACAAAAACATTGATTTTAAAGGTACTGGTCAACATTTTGAATTGATCCCTTTTGGAAGTGGTAGAAGAGTGTGCCCAGGAGCATCTTTAGGCCTTCAAATGGTGCAGTTAGCACTAGCTAGTTTTTTACACATGTATGagatctcatctctctctaaTGCACCAGTTGATATGAGTGAGAGGTTTGGGCTGACAAACATCAAAGCCACCCCACTTGAAGTTCTCATCACACCGCGCCTATCTTCCGAGCTTTATGGAGTAGAGACCGTCTAA